From the Moraxella sp. FZFQ2102 genome, the window TCTTTTTCTTTCCATCAAACCCCACCCCAACCCTCCCCTTGATTAAGGGGAGGGAGCCGTATCTTGTAAGCATTAGCTGAAAAGGAACAGCTCCTCCTTTTCAAGGAGGAGGCTGGGAGGGGGTTGCCAAAAAAAAGATAAGATTGAAAAAAGAAGGAGGTGATAATGCCAAAGCTTAAAGCAGGCGCGAAACCACCAAAAGAAAAAATCCCCAAGCCAGGGGAGACTTGGGGAGAAAGTGAAAAGCTTATAAAAGCTACACTAAAAGTGGCGCAGCGGACGGGGCTCGAACCCGCGACCCCCGGCGTGACAGGCCGGTATTCTAACCAACTGAACTACCGCTGCATAGTGGTGGGTGGTAACGGGATCGAACCGCTGACCCTCTGCTTGTAAGGCAGATGCTCTACCAACTGAGCTAACCACCCTAAAATGTCTTTTCCAATTTGGAAAATTGATACTGTGTCAAGGTATCACATTTTAAGTCTAGAACCAAACACGCTACAATGTGTTGCTGTGTTCGTTCGTTGTGGTGCGTATTATATAGAAATTTACACAGGTGTCAAACATTTTTTTATCAAAAATTTGATAAATTAGTGATAAAGTTTATAACTTATTGAAAATTAATAACTTATTTTCATCAAACTTAGAGCGATTTTGCTAAGGCTGTCTCGATATCTGCTGTCAAATTTTCAGGCTTGGTCATTGGTGTATAGCGGTCGATGACTTTGCCATCACGACCGATGAGAAATTTGGTGAAATTCCACTTGATGCCATCGGTCAAGAGTCCGCCTTGCTGTGATTTGAGCCAAGTATAAATCGGGTGAGCGTGCTCGCCATTGACATCGATTTTTTGCATCATCAAAAATTCGACGCCATAATTTCTTTGGCAAAATTCACCAATGGCAACACCGTCATTGGGTTCTTGTTTGCCAAATTGATTGCACGGAAAGCCAATCACCACAAGCCCTTGTTTATGATATTGTTCATGTAGGGCTTGCAGTCCTGCAAACTGTGGGGTGAATCCGCATTCGCTTGCGGTATTGACGATCAACAGTACCTTGCCTGTAAAGTCAGCAAAATTGATGGTATTACCCTGTAAATCTTGGGCGCAAAAGTCATAAATGGTGGTCATGGCGTTGTCCGTATTCGTGATGGCTTTGATGTTATTGCTCAAACTTCTTACGCTTTAATAGCACGAGCACCGCGCCATTACCGCCGTCATTGGCAGGGGCGGAGACGAATGCCATGACATCGCTGATTTGTCGTAGCCAACCATTGACGCAGGTTTTGATGATGGCATTTTTACCTTTGCCGTGGACGATTTTTACCACGGTTTCGCCATTAGTCATGGCATTGTGAATCAGCAGCTGTACGGCATTGCGCGCATCTTCAATGCTTGAGCCGTGCAAATCCACCGCATCATACCAGCGCAGTTTGCCTTGTTTTAGCTGCTCGAAGATTTTGTTTTGTAGTGTTGGATTTTTATAAGACAGATAAGCTTCGCCTGCCACAGGATTAAGTAGCGCTTGCATATCAGACAGGTTGCCGCCGATGTCTTCTCCGCCTTCAGCAGCAGCGCGGCGGCGTAGGGCATTTTCGTCGGCTTTGGCAGGTTTGTGAAGCACCACTTCATCGGTTTTTAGGGGCGCAACCCCGCTCATCGCCTGCATGAACAGCACTTTATCTTCGTCGATTTGTTCATGATTGAAGCGCTTGACTTCGCCCGCCACTTGCTTGGCGTTCATCAGTGCGACAGGTTCGGTGGGTTTGCCGGTTTCGCTGTCAGGCTTTGAGCTTGGCTTGGCAAGGGATTTGAGATTGTCGTGTAGTTCTTTGGATAATAAATCTTTAAAGCTTGGATTTGACATGGGATGCTCTGAATAATTTTGATCAATATATAATGACAAAAACCGTCAAGGCGACGGCTTTTGTGTGGTGTCCTGCGATTAGCGGTTTGGCAGATGCTCTTTGACTTCTTTAGCAAAGCTGCGTAAAGTCTCAACTGTCGCTTCCCAATCTAGGCAGCCATCGGTGACTGATTTGCCGTATTCTAGATCTGCAAGATTGGCTGGGATATTTTGGCGACCGCCTTTTAGGTGGCTTTCGATCATCAGACCCATGATTGATTTGTTGCCTTTGGCGATTTGACCTGCGACATTGTTGATGACCATCGGCTGTAGGTATGGGTCTTTGCCGCTGTTGGCATGGCTTGCGTCGATCATGATTTTGCCATTGGTTTTGCCTTTGGCAAGTTCATTTTCGGCAGCGGCGACGGCGGTTTCGTCATAGTTTGGCTTGTCATTGCCGCCGCGCAGCACCACATGGGCGTACTTGTTACCTTTTGATTTGATGATAGCCACTTGACCATCGGCTGACAGACCTAGGAAGCTGTGACCTGATTGCACCGCTTGCATGGCATTGACCGCGACCGTCATGCTGCCGTCAGTACCGTTTTTGAAGCCAACTGGGCAAGACAGACCAGAGCTCATCTCACGGTGTGTCTGCGACTCGGTGGTGCGCGCGCCAATGGCTGACCAGCTGATCAGATCTTGCATATATTGTGGTGTGTTTGGATCTAGGGCTTCGGTAGCGCACGGCAGGCCTTTTTCGTTCAGCTCAAGCAATAGCTTTCTTGCGATGTGCAGACCTTTTTCGATGTCGAAGCTGTCGTTCATGTCTGGGTCATTGATCAGACCTTTCCAGCCTGTGGTGGTGCGTGGTTTTTCAAAATAGACACGCATGACGATGAACAGCTCATTTTTCAGCTCTTCTGCAAGCACTTTTAGTTTATCTGCATATTCATGTGCTGCCACAGGATCATGGATTGAGCAAGGGCCGACCACGACCAGTACGCGCTTATCGATGCCATCTAGGATGTTTTGGATGGTTTTGCGGCCGTCTAGTACGGTTTGGTACGCGGTATCAGATAGTGGTAGCTCGGCTTTTAGGCTGCTTGGTGTAATTAGCGGAATGATTTTGTCGATGTTCACGTCGTCGATGTCTTTATTTTGGGTGATCATAATGGGCTTTCCTAGTCGGTGGGTTTGTGGCTACAAAGGGGCAGCGTCACAAAATTTCATGCCACATTATGCCTGTTGTTGGCGTGTATTACAAGCACTAATGTACACTTGGTTTAGAAAAATATGTCAAATAGTTATGAAAAATAGTTCTAAGCAAACCAACTGTATGAGTCTTGCTGGATTGATTGGCTAAAATACAAAGGATTATACACTCAATTTAATAAA encodes:
- a CDS encoding glutathione peroxidase, which gives rise to MTTIYDFCAQDLQGNTINFADFTGKVLLIVNTASECGFTPQFAGLQALHEQYHKQGLVVIGFPCNQFGKQEPNDGVAIGEFCQRNYGVEFLMMQKIDVNGEHAHPIYTWLKSQQGGLLTDGIKWNFTKFLIGRDGKVIDRYTPMTKPENLTADIETALAKSL
- a CDS encoding Smr/MutS family protein; protein product: MSNPSFKDLLSKELHDNLKSLAKPSSKPDSETGKPTEPVALMNAKQVAGEVKRFNHEQIDEDKVLFMQAMSGVAPLKTDEVVLHKPAKADENALRRRAAAEGGEDIGGNLSDMQALLNPVAGEAYLSYKNPTLQNKIFEQLKQGKLRWYDAVDLHGSSIEDARNAVQLLIHNAMTNGETVVKIVHGKGKNAIIKTCVNGWLRQISDVMAFVSAPANDGGNGAVLVLLKRKKFEQ
- a CDS encoding 3-deoxy-7-phosphoheptulonate synthase, with translation MITQNKDIDDVNIDKIIPLITPSSLKAELPLSDTAYQTVLDGRKTIQNILDGIDKRVLVVVGPCSIHDPVAAHEYADKLKVLAEELKNELFIVMRVYFEKPRTTTGWKGLINDPDMNDSFDIEKGLHIARKLLLELNEKGLPCATEALDPNTPQYMQDLISWSAIGARTTESQTHREMSSGLSCPVGFKNGTDGSMTVAVNAMQAVQSGHSFLGLSADGQVAIIKSKGNKYAHVVLRGGNDKPNYDETAVAAAENELAKGKTNGKIMIDASHANSGKDPYLQPMVINNVAGQIAKGNKSIMGLMIESHLKGGRQNIPANLADLEYGKSVTDGCLDWEATVETLRSFAKEVKEHLPNR